In Paracholeplasma morum, a single genomic region encodes these proteins:
- a CDS encoding ABC transporter ATP-binding protein, translated as MIKLIKYFKWWYYPLIVAIIGLVYIQVEFDLKLVDYMRVIVELVGRANSTGEAQTSLILQNGLEMLGYSLISIASLIVVYFISARIGANFVKDLRKRLFDKIDSFSLEEINQFSTSSLITRSTNDITQVQMVTIVMLRLAITAPITAIRAIMKITDINLSLTLPVIAGVVGVVLMISVIFIFVTPKFKVLQDLNDSLNLVTRENLTGLRVVRAHNAEGYEHSKFEKANKKLTGVNLFVNRGMQLMMPGMQLVMNGVSLAITWIGASLIFDGALGANPYEGIGIQSQFSIYSFQILMSFMMLTMLFIMVPRGAVSGRRIMEVLSTEPKIKDPVNPKTINKDDRITLEFDNVCFKYPGASECVLEHISFEVKAGETVAFVGSTGSGKSTIINLIPRFFDTTNGEIKINGINIKDVKQKDLLDLIGYVPQQGLLFSGTIRSNLSLGKKDATEEEILEALEIAQARNFVNRLEDGIYASVSQGGKNFSGGQRQRLSIARAIVKNPKIYIFDDSFSALDYNTDRALRSALKEKTKSAINLIVAQRIGTILNADKIVVLDNGRAVGIGTHKELLQNNKVYQEMAYSQLSKEELQNV; from the coding sequence ATGATTAAACTAATTAAGTATTTTAAATGGTGGTATTATCCACTTATAGTTGCAATCATTGGACTTGTATACATTCAAGTAGAGTTTGATTTAAAACTCGTGGATTATATGAGAGTGATTGTGGAATTAGTAGGAAGAGCAAACAGTACAGGAGAAGCACAAACATCGTTAATCCTCCAAAATGGATTAGAAATGTTAGGATACTCATTGATCTCAATTGCCTCACTTATTGTTGTATATTTTATTTCGGCGCGTATAGGTGCGAATTTTGTTAAGGACTTAAGAAAACGTCTATTTGATAAAATTGACTCGTTCTCACTTGAAGAGATCAATCAGTTTTCAACCAGTTCATTAATCACTAGATCGACTAACGATATTACTCAAGTACAAATGGTTACGATTGTGATGCTTAGATTGGCAATTACTGCGCCAATCACTGCGATTCGTGCAATCATGAAAATTACAGATATCAATTTGTCATTAACCCTTCCGGTAATTGCTGGGGTGGTTGGGGTCGTACTAATGATCAGTGTAATATTCATCTTTGTAACCCCTAAATTCAAGGTTTTACAAGATTTAAATGACTCACTAAACTTAGTAACCCGAGAGAATCTAACGGGGTTAAGAGTGGTTAGAGCCCATAATGCAGAAGGTTATGAACATTCTAAGTTCGAAAAAGCAAACAAGAAATTAACTGGGGTTAACTTATTTGTTAACCGTGGGATGCAATTAATGATGCCAGGTATGCAATTGGTGATGAATGGCGTTTCATTAGCCATCACATGGATTGGTGCCTCATTAATCTTTGATGGTGCACTCGGTGCAAACCCTTATGAAGGTATCGGGATTCAATCTCAATTCTCGATTTACAGTTTTCAAATCTTAATGTCATTTATGATGCTTACAATGTTATTCATTATGGTCCCAAGAGGGGCGGTATCTGGTAGACGTATTATGGAAGTGTTAAGTACAGAACCAAAAATTAAAGACCCTGTTAATCCTAAGACAATTAATAAAGATGACAGAATTACGCTTGAATTCGATAATGTTTGTTTTAAGTATCCCGGGGCAAGTGAATGTGTACTAGAACACATTTCATTTGAAGTTAAAGCAGGCGAAACGGTAGCATTTGTTGGATCTACTGGAAGTGGTAAATCAACAATCATTAACTTGATTCCAAGATTTTTTGACACAACCAATGGGGAAATCAAAATCAATGGCATTAATATTAAAGACGTTAAGCAAAAAGACTTGCTTGATTTGATTGGGTATGTTCCACAACAAGGATTGTTGTTCTCAGGTACCATTCGTTCTAACTTATCGCTAGGTAAGAAAGATGCGACAGAAGAAGAAATCCTTGAAGCATTAGAAATAGCTCAAGCACGTAATTTCGTAAACCGTCTTGAAGATGGTATTTATGCTTCAGTGTCTCAAGGGGGAAAAAACTTCTCTGGGGGACAAAGACAAAGACTATCGATTGCAAGAGCGATTGTTAAAAATCCGAAAATATATATTTTTGATGACTCATTCTCTGCACTTGACTATAACACTGACCGTGCATTAAGAAGTGCCCTAAAAGAAAAGACTAAATCCGCAATCAATCTAATTGTTGCGCAAAGAATCGGAACCATCCTAAATGCAGATAAAATCGTTGTTTTAGACAATGGTAGAGCTGTAGGAATTGGTACGCATAAAGAATTATTACAAAATAACAAAGTATACCAAGAAATGGCATATTCACAATTGTCGAAGGAGGAACTCCAAAATGTATAG
- the coaD gene encoding pantetheine-phosphate adenylyltransferase produces MSKAVYAGSFDPITLGHLDIMTRAAKQFEILYVLVTENVEKYPIFSADDRVRMIKKVTAQIPNIFVSKTNDLVVRFAEKHGATTLIRGLRNVKDFENEIALYHFNRNLNQNIETIILFPSYKHTYVSSSAIKELVTYNADISMYVPHEIHDEILLGIKNFVQSSK; encoded by the coding sequence ATGAGTAAAGCCGTTTATGCAGGTTCTTTTGACCCAATTACATTGGGACATCTAGACATTATGACTCGTGCAGCAAAGCAATTTGAGATTTTATACGTTTTAGTAACTGAAAACGTGGAAAAGTATCCTATTTTTTCTGCTGATGATCGTGTAAGAATGATTAAGAAGGTAACTGCTCAAATTCCAAACATATTTGTATCCAAGACAAATGATTTAGTTGTTAGATTCGCAGAAAAACATGGGGCTACGACATTAATTCGTGGTCTAAGAAATGTGAAAGACTTCGAAAATGAAATTGCACTCTATCATTTCAACAGAAATTTAAACCAGAATATCGAAACCATTATATTATTCCCATCCTACAAACATACTTATGTTTCCAGTTCAGCAATTAAGGAACTGGTAACCTATAATGCAGACATATCTATGTATGTGCCACATGAAATCCACGATGAGATTCTTCTAGGCATAAAAAACTTTGTTCAATCATCAAAATAA
- a CDS encoding Cof-type HAD-IIB family hydrolase, which yields MKTALFFDVDGTLFDNESQSIPKNTIKMIQNLAKDDRYILGLATGRSGEQLDAISDIKDLFKVRILINGAVAYQDDLFVYGNPLPKDACERVLEFANRIDLGIGFIGKDRHVITKLDDVVRRSLKDYQMPIPMIDPLFYLNNDVYQIWIFGKSQALFDQFKSKFPEIKLFPWHKDGADLVSKNVSKGEAISQIKSLIGADKVIVFGDGENDVEMIEMADIGVAMGNSKSQTLKSKATFVTKHIAEDGLYEAALKLNLL from the coding sequence ATGAAAACAGCATTATTCTTTGATGTGGATGGTACTCTATTCGATAATGAGTCTCAATCCATACCAAAAAATACGATAAAAATGATTCAAAACCTAGCAAAAGACGACAGATACATCTTAGGGCTAGCTACAGGACGTAGTGGAGAACAACTAGATGCTATTTCAGACATAAAGGATTTATTTAAGGTTAGAATTCTCATCAACGGGGCCGTTGCCTATCAAGATGATCTTTTTGTCTATGGTAATCCTCTTCCTAAAGATGCATGCGAGCGTGTACTAGAGTTTGCCAATCGAATAGATTTAGGCATTGGTTTTATCGGCAAAGATAGACATGTTATTACGAAGCTGGATGACGTTGTTAGACGCTCATTGAAAGACTATCAAATGCCAATTCCAATGATTGATCCTTTGTTTTATTTGAACAACGATGTCTATCAAATATGGATATTCGGTAAATCTCAGGCTTTGTTTGATCAATTTAAATCTAAATTCCCAGAGATTAAGCTTTTCCCTTGGCATAAAGATGGTGCAGATTTAGTTTCTAAAAACGTCTCAAAAGGTGAGGCGATTTCGCAAATTAAGTCATTAATTGGCGCAGATAAAGTCATCGTCTTTGGTGATGGTGAGAATGATGTTGAAATGATTGAAATGGCTGATATTGGCGTTGCGATGGGGAACTCAAAAAGCCAAACATTAAAATCTAAAGCTACGTTTGTAACAAAACACATCGCAGAAGATGGGTTATACGAAGCAGCTTTAAAACTAAACTTACTATAA
- a CDS encoding ribonuclease J encodes MSKNALLNDGDIGIFALGGLGEVGKNTYVYEIEDKIFLVDAGILFPDNSLLGIDYVIPDYTYLVENQDRIVGLFITHGHEDHIGGIPYLLKQVKIPKIYAAGIAVDFIEHKLLETKDIKKPRIIEYKSHHTYTFGTTEISFVRLNHSIPDMFGIAFRTKQGVLFHTGDFKIDYTPVGPAAEYEKLASLGNEGVLCLLSDSTNAERDGLTPSERTVGTAISEIFSKLSGRIIIATFASNMYRMQQIVEASYKNGRKLAVFGRSMERAMEIGQQTGYIRAPKGTIVSGDEINQYKADEVTILCTGSQGEPLAALSRIANGTHRQIKTQSGDTVIFSSSPIPGNQESVNRTIDQLYRRDVNVIVNGPVADTHTSGHGNKPDLQLMLSLIRPKFFIPIHGEHRMLKHHKEIAVELGVERDNVLIMDNGDVAAVNATEIRLAGRVQAGDIYIDGTGIGDIGSAIIKERKMLSEDGLLSIILTIDPVNRKLLTEPTVISRGFIYMKGNEAITNGIGQKAKEILLYEFEKKLFSEHQFKQLLTDQITDYVKQITQRKPMVIPVLMSLTQKPVE; translated from the coding sequence ATGAGTAAGAACGCGCTTTTAAATGATGGCGACATCGGTATTTTTGCGCTTGGCGGATTAGGCGAAGTCGGCAAAAATACATACGTATATGAAATTGAAGATAAGATTTTTTTAGTGGATGCAGGTATTTTATTCCCTGACAATTCACTTTTAGGGATAGATTATGTTATTCCTGACTACACATACCTAGTCGAAAACCAAGATAGAATTGTTGGGTTATTCATTACCCATGGTCATGAGGATCACATTGGGGGCATTCCCTATCTTTTAAAACAGGTTAAAATACCTAAGATTTATGCTGCAGGAATCGCGGTTGATTTTATTGAGCATAAACTATTAGAAACCAAAGACATTAAAAAACCTAGAATTATCGAGTATAAGAGCCACCATACATACACATTCGGGACGACAGAAATATCTTTCGTTAGATTGAACCATTCAATTCCTGATATGTTTGGGATTGCTTTTAGAACTAAACAAGGAGTTTTATTCCATACTGGTGACTTTAAGATTGACTATACACCAGTAGGTCCAGCTGCTGAATATGAAAAACTAGCTAGTCTTGGTAACGAAGGTGTATTATGCTTATTATCAGATTCTACCAATGCTGAACGTGATGGATTAACCCCATCAGAACGTACAGTAGGTACAGCAATCAGCGAAATATTCTCAAAACTAAGTGGACGAATCATTATTGCTACTTTCGCATCCAATATGTATCGTATGCAACAAATCGTTGAAGCCTCTTATAAAAATGGTCGAAAACTTGCAGTGTTTGGTCGTTCAATGGAACGCGCAATGGAAATTGGTCAACAAACTGGTTATATCCGAGCGCCAAAAGGAACGATTGTCAGTGGCGATGAAATCAATCAATACAAAGCGGATGAAGTCACGATATTATGTACTGGTTCTCAAGGGGAACCCCTTGCTGCGCTAAGTAGAATTGCAAATGGTACCCACCGTCAAATTAAAACCCAATCTGGTGATACAGTTATCTTCTCAAGTTCTCCAATTCCTGGAAACCAAGAATCCGTTAACCGTACCATTGATCAACTCTATAGACGTGACGTCAACGTCATTGTTAACGGTCCTGTTGCAGACACACATACTTCTGGTCACGGAAATAAACCCGACTTACAGTTGATGTTATCATTAATTAGGCCTAAGTTCTTCATCCCAATTCATGGTGAACACCGTATGTTAAAACACCACAAAGAAATCGCAGTCGAACTTGGTGTTGAAAGAGACAACGTGTTAATCATGGATAATGGCGATGTAGCAGCCGTTAATGCAACAGAAATCAGATTAGCAGGTAGAGTCCAAGCCGGAGACATCTATATTGATGGTACCGGTATTGGTGATATTGGCAGCGCAATCATCAAAGAACGTAAGATGCTTTCAGAAGATGGTTTATTATCCATTATTCTTACCATTGATCCAGTCAACCGTAAATTGCTTACTGAACCAACTGTGATATCCCGTGGATTTATTTATATGAAAGGCAATGAAGCCATCACAAATGGCATTGGTCAAAAAGCGAAAGAAATACTACTTTACGAGTTTGAAAAGAAACTATTCAGTGAACATCAGTTTAAACAACTTCTAACGGATCAAATCACTGATTATGTAAAACAGATTACACAGAGAAAACCAATGGTCATTCCTGTGTTGATGTCCCTAACTCAAAAACCCGTTGAATAA
- a CDS encoding class I SAM-dependent methyltransferase yields the protein MSLYNNFAAYYDKIFPRNPKIIEFLENQFKKGKILDLACGSGEYSVSLAHLGYEVTGIDISTSMIEYAKDKAFRESVKVDFQVDDMLNLSSYDTYEGIICIGNSLVHLNTEVEVLEAVMKMYRALKKGGTVVIQVINYDLILEKKLPGLSTVTNEQYSFYRNYEYDGSKIHFKTRLTDGLRVFVDETLLLPLKHQTLIGFLQKVGFSEVNTVGGFSHNSFDLKEDITYVVTAKK from the coding sequence ATGAGTCTATATAATAATTTCGCAGCATACTACGATAAAATATTTCCAAGAAACCCTAAGATTATTGAGTTCTTAGAAAACCAGTTCAAAAAAGGTAAAATCCTTGATTTGGCCTGTGGTTCTGGTGAGTATTCTGTTTCTCTAGCGCATTTAGGGTATGAAGTAACCGGCATCGATATTTCAACTTCGATGATTGAATATGCCAAAGATAAAGCCTTTAGAGAATCGGTCAAAGTTGACTTTCAAGTAGATGATATGCTAAACCTTTCTTCATATGATACCTATGAAGGCATTATATGCATTGGAAACTCGTTGGTTCACTTGAATACAGAAGTAGAAGTCCTAGAAGCAGTTATGAAAATGTACCGTGCTCTTAAAAAAGGTGGAACGGTTGTCATTCAAGTAATTAACTATGACCTTATTTTGGAGAAGAAACTTCCTGGGTTATCTACTGTAACCAATGAACAATACTCTTTTTATCGTAATTATGAGTATGATGGCAGTAAAATCCACTTTAAAACAAGATTAACAGACGGTTTAAGAGTATTTGTGGATGAGACGCTTTTATTGCCTCTAAAACACCAAACCTTAATTGGATTCTTACAAAAAGTAGGGTTCAGTGAAGTGAATACGGTTGGGGGATTCTCTCACAACTCATTCGATTTAAAAGAAGACATTACCTATGTCGTAACTGCAAAAAAATAA
- a CDS encoding exonuclease domain-containing protein — protein MKRVIFSVNDQQSYFSCLVDGKIEFYYLTKSQAKKYFAYLDKGHIVSFELYNKRKIIDNRYAWQVAYFSLIEKPSYRKNQILYDLKDIRKQMHKVLDGFDYLLFLDLEMTMPPYFKGPFEAEVIQAGFILRDRSGQIIEQDSIFIKPTKYPKISPRTVKFLQITDSYYEKALDYVHFYTRLRGIIDMYNPKIVVWGKNDMIALKASYKINGVDPITFDDMFINLLQIHKNYYNLSDDLGLFKAYELYYNKAYDQSHDALDDAMVTKYVFDALILQMKEVM, from the coding sequence ATGAAAAGAGTCATATTTAGTGTTAATGATCAACAAAGCTACTTTAGTTGTCTTGTTGACGGAAAAATTGAATTTTATTATTTAACCAAATCTCAAGCAAAGAAGTATTTCGCATATTTAGACAAAGGACACATTGTGTCTTTTGAGCTTTATAACAAGCGAAAGATTATTGACAATAGATATGCTTGGCAAGTCGCTTACTTTAGCTTGATTGAGAAACCTTCTTATCGAAAGAATCAAATATTATACGACTTAAAAGACATTAGAAAACAGATGCATAAAGTACTTGATGGATTTGATTACTTACTGTTTTTAGATTTGGAAATGACGATGCCACCGTATTTTAAAGGTCCTTTTGAAGCGGAGGTCATTCAAGCAGGCTTTATTTTGAGAGATAGAAGTGGACAAATCATTGAACAGGATTCGATATTCATCAAACCAACTAAGTATCCTAAGATTAGCCCAAGGACGGTTAAGTTCTTACAAATCACGGACTCCTATTATGAAAAAGCTTTAGATTATGTGCACTTTTATACGAGATTACGTGGTATTATAGATATGTATAATCCAAAGATCGTTGTCTGGGGAAAAAATGATATGATTGCCTTAAAAGCGTCGTATAAAATTAATGGGGTTGATCCGATCACATTTGACGATATGTTTATAAACTTATTGCAAATTCACAAGAACTACTACAACCTATCAGATGATTTAGGGTTATTCAAAGCCTATGAACTTTACTACAACAAAGCTTATGATCAAAGCCATGATGCTTTAGATGATGCCATGGTTACAAAATATGTTTTCGATGCGCTAATTCTACAAATGAAAGAGGTCATGTAA
- the uvrC gene encoding excinuclease ABC subunit UvrC, which yields MNSLHEKLKTLPDSPGCYLMLNSAGTIIYVGKAKNLKNRVKSYFTGSHNAKTTRLVQEIADFNFVQTNTERESLILELHLIKENLPKYNIKLTDDATYPFITITDEKDPRLIVERESTNKKGKRFGPYPSVYKARDTVKLLNKIYPLRKCETLPKKACLYYHMNQCLAPCIKKEAIDYKPIINEISAFLKGDTKNVLSELKNEMYKAADALHFEKAQEYKEMIESIEHTTEKQLMSLNDYKDRDFIAYFGDHEDVSVQILKMRSGKIIDIKSDIFSYVGSISDAVNNYILQYYEDKSIEPDELLFSNLFLQEDIELMFGKHATIPKIGDKKQLIDMAFKNAKYDFENYRYLNKLQTQKQQEALDAFEKLLGVADISHIEIFDNAHLFGADSVSAMVVFRDGKPSKKEYRKYHLKNTTKMDDYGAIREVVYRRYQKVLLEGLELADMIIIDGGKGQVNVAKEVLDSLGITTHLIGLKKNDKHQLEAIIYNQQEYPIDRSSYLYSYLGKMSEEVHRFAITFHKQTRSKTLVRSYLDGIMGIGEKRKLAILEKFVTIDDMKQGSIEAYQSIGINETLREKVLKHLASLEREEPDEKSHI from the coding sequence GTGAATAGTCTTCATGAAAAACTAAAAACACTGCCTGATTCTCCTGGCTGTTATTTGATGTTAAATAGTGCTGGGACGATTATATATGTGGGGAAAGCTAAAAACTTAAAAAACAGAGTCAAAAGTTATTTTACTGGCTCACATAATGCCAAAACAACACGGCTAGTTCAAGAAATAGCCGATTTTAATTTTGTTCAAACGAATACTGAACGAGAATCTTTAATATTAGAACTGCATTTAATTAAAGAGAACTTACCCAAATACAATATCAAACTAACCGATGATGCGACGTATCCATTCATTACAATTACCGACGAAAAAGACCCTAGATTGATTGTAGAACGAGAATCTACCAATAAAAAGGGTAAACGATTTGGACCATATCCCTCTGTCTATAAAGCAAGAGATACCGTAAAACTCCTTAATAAAATATACCCGTTGCGAAAATGCGAGACACTTCCAAAGAAGGCATGTCTTTATTATCATATGAATCAATGCTTGGCACCATGTATTAAAAAAGAAGCAATCGACTATAAACCAATCATCAATGAAATATCGGCATTCTTAAAAGGCGATACCAAAAATGTCCTTTCAGAATTGAAAAACGAGATGTATAAAGCTGCAGATGCCCTTCATTTTGAAAAGGCTCAAGAATACAAAGAAATGATTGAGTCGATTGAACATACTACCGAAAAACAGTTGATGAGTCTAAATGATTACAAGGACAGAGATTTTATCGCTTATTTTGGCGACCATGAAGACGTTTCAGTTCAAATCCTTAAGATGAGAAGTGGGAAGATTATCGATATTAAAAGCGATATCTTTAGTTATGTAGGTTCAATTAGTGATGCTGTTAATAACTATATTTTGCAGTATTATGAAGATAAATCCATCGAACCAGATGAACTCTTATTTTCTAATCTTTTCTTACAAGAAGACATTGAGTTAATGTTTGGTAAACACGCAACCATCCCAAAGATTGGCGATAAAAAACAATTGATCGATATGGCATTTAAAAATGCGAAATACGATTTCGAGAATTATAGATATCTAAATAAACTTCAAACTCAAAAACAACAAGAAGCTTTAGATGCTTTTGAGAAACTATTAGGTGTTGCGGATATTAGCCACATTGAGATATTTGATAACGCCCATTTGTTTGGTGCAGACAGTGTATCGGCAATGGTTGTGTTTAGAGATGGAAAACCATCTAAAAAAGAATATAGAAAATACCATTTAAAGAACACTACTAAGATGGATGATTATGGGGCTATTCGTGAAGTTGTCTATCGTAGGTATCAAAAAGTTTTATTAGAAGGACTGGAACTTGCAGATATGATCATTATCGATGGTGGTAAAGGTCAAGTTAATGTTGCTAAAGAGGTATTGGATTCTTTAGGAATAACTACACACTTAATTGGTCTAAAGAAGAACGACAAACACCAACTAGAAGCCATCATTTATAATCAACAAGAATATCCTATAGACAGGTCAAGTTACTTATACAGTTACTTAGGAAAAATGAGTGAAGAAGTCCATAGATTTGCGATTACGTTTCATAAGCAAACCCGATCCAAAACACTGGTTAGATCTTATCTTGACGGTATTATGGGTATCGGAGAAAAAAGGAAACTGGCCATATTAGAAAAATTTGTAACCATCGATGATATGAAACAAGGTTCAATTGAAGCTTATCAATCGATTGGCATTAATGAAACATTAAGAGAAAAAGTCCTGAAGCACTTGGCATCTTTAGAAAGAGAAGAACCAGATGAAAAGAGTCATATTTAG
- the rpoZ gene encoding DNA-directed RNA polymerase subunit omega, whose product MNYQKDGMRYPSIDQLLEKIDSKYKLAYVAAKRAKSIQAEGTSLEDALCKKPVGIALEEVLQDKIQVEFLEKVEE is encoded by the coding sequence ATGAATTATCAAAAAGACGGTATGAGATACCCATCCATTGACCAACTTTTGGAAAAAATCGATTCCAAATACAAACTAGCTTATGTTGCTGCTAAAAGAGCGAAGTCAATTCAAGCTGAAGGCACCTCGTTGGAAGATGCATTATGCAAAAAACCAGTAGGTATTGCACTTGAAGAAGTTTTACAAGACAAAATCCAAGTAGAATTCCTTGAAAAAGTAGAAGAGTAA
- the gmk gene encoding guanylate kinase, whose amino-acid sequence MKLNDRGLLIVISGPSGVGKGTVRKALFDMPNHDLIYSVSMTTRAPRPGEVDGVDYYFVSKEEFLKRISENKFLEWAEFVGNYYGTPLDKVEEQLENGKEVVLEIEVEGALQVREKAKDAVFIFIVPPGKKALYERLIKRGTDTPEMIKKRMEKADREFMLAHKYDYIVVNDDVNNAADRIMAIIRAEHAKTERTIHRYMKMVKED is encoded by the coding sequence ATGAAATTAAACGATCGTGGATTACTAATTGTAATTTCCGGACCTTCAGGAGTCGGTAAAGGAACCGTCCGCAAAGCATTATTTGACATGCCAAACCATGATTTAATTTATTCCGTATCAATGACCACTCGTGCACCAAGACCTGGTGAAGTCGATGGGGTTGATTACTATTTTGTTTCAAAAGAAGAATTCTTGAAACGCATCAGTGAGAACAAGTTTTTAGAGTGGGCAGAGTTTGTAGGTAATTATTATGGGACGCCACTGGACAAAGTGGAAGAGCAATTAGAGAATGGCAAAGAGGTCGTTCTTGAAATAGAAGTAGAAGGCGCACTTCAGGTAAGAGAAAAAGCTAAAGACGCAGTATTTATTTTCATTGTTCCGCCTGGAAAAAAGGCACTTTACGAACGTTTGATTAAACGTGGAACAGATACGCCCGAAATGATAAAAAAACGCATGGAAAAAGCAGATAGAGAGTTTATGTTGGCACATAAATATGACTACATTGTTGTTAATGATGATGTCAATAATGCCGCTGACAGAATCATGGCGATTATCCGTGCTGAACATGCGAAAACGGAAAGAACCATTCATAGATATATGAAGATGGTTAAGGAGGACTAA
- a CDS encoding Rqc2 family fibronectin-binding protein codes for MALDGFFIHHLANELNTELKNVRIKKIRQPYKDVFTFEFFRKGSFYLRFNLNPNFPHVRITAEDLPFDEKSNLLNALRKHIEDALLLSVEQHLQDRVLIFSFQKFDQIFGYTNYKVIFEAMGRTTNLILLKDNIILDAHYKQFSSDKRSVLINQPFEFFTIDKKEIDKDSLDLLKTCDSPKEIMDTFMGISLQTATFIYQNKALNPYSILKNPTLYQSSKKLFSPVDINLDYPKIHFETLSQLLSQIDQKESPKDTQLKGVLAKEIKRLETKSLHLNADLEMNLNYEKYKEMADAIYMSGLDLNEKLSTLNDLKLDSQKTLNDNAQGFYKLYHKAKKAIRPIENQIELNNNLLNYYKGLLDVLVYAQNDDIKDIKDELSETGLIKQAVNKQKNKKPIKPKILSYAFDDFQVFIGKSSLQNEYLTHELGQKDDYWFHVKQGSGSHVILRGAFHEKSLRTAAMLAAYYSPMRNSSSIPVDYTRLRNIKKIKGLPGYNVSYKDQKTIYIDIDLNLLDLPY; via the coding sequence ATGGCATTAGATGGTTTTTTCATTCACCACTTGGCGAATGAACTTAATACTGAACTAAAAAACGTTAGAATTAAAAAAATACGTCAACCTTATAAAGACGTTTTTACTTTTGAGTTTTTCAGAAAAGGTTCATTCTACTTAAGGTTCAATCTAAATCCTAATTTCCCACACGTGAGAATCACTGCTGAAGATCTGCCTTTTGATGAAAAAAGTAACCTTTTAAATGCGTTAAGAAAACATATTGAAGATGCGCTTCTGCTATCGGTGGAGCAACACCTACAAGATAGAGTCTTGATATTCTCTTTCCAAAAATTCGACCAGATATTTGGGTATACCAACTATAAAGTGATTTTTGAAGCAATGGGTAGAACGACAAACTTAATTCTTCTCAAAGATAACATCATTTTAGATGCTCACTATAAGCAATTTTCAAGTGATAAACGAAGTGTGCTTATCAATCAACCTTTTGAATTCTTCACCATCGATAAAAAAGAAATTGATAAAGACTCTCTAGACCTATTAAAAACATGTGATTCCCCAAAAGAAATCATGGATACTTTTATGGGTATATCGCTTCAGACTGCCACTTTCATCTATCAGAATAAGGCTTTAAATCCCTATTCAATCCTTAAGAATCCAACGTTATATCAATCATCCAAAAAACTATTTAGCCCTGTCGATATCAATCTAGATTATCCAAAGATACACTTTGAAACGTTATCTCAATTGCTTTCACAAATTGATCAAAAAGAATCTCCAAAAGACACTCAGCTTAAAGGGGTTTTGGCGAAAGAAATCAAACGACTTGAAACAAAATCTCTTCATCTTAATGCTGATTTAGAGATGAACTTAAACTATGAAAAATATAAAGAAATGGCCGATGCCATATACATGAGTGGTCTAGACTTAAATGAGAAATTAAGTACGCTCAACGATCTTAAACTAGACTCACAAAAAACCCTTAATGATAACGCACAAGGTTTCTATAAGCTTTATCATAAGGCTAAAAAGGCAATCCGTCCGATAGAAAACCAAATTGAACTTAACAATAACTTACTTAACTACTATAAAGGGTTGCTGGATGTCCTAGTTTATGCTCAGAATGATGACATTAAAGACATAAAAGACGAATTGTCAGAGACGGGTTTAATCAAACAAGCAGTTAACAAGCAAAAAAACAAGAAACCCATAAAACCTAAGATTCTCTCTTATGCATTCGATGATTTTCAGGTGTTTATAGGAAAATCCTCTTTACAAAATGAATATTTGACCCATGAATTAGGTCAAAAAGATGACTATTGGTTTCACGTCAAACAAGGTAGTGGATCGCATGTAATTCTAAGAGGGGCTTTTCACGAAAAATCCCTTAGAACTGCAGCAATGCTTGCTGCATATTACAGTCCTATGAGAAACTCATCTTCTATTCCTGTGGATTATACGCGCCTTAGAAACATCAAAAAAATAAAAGGCCTTCCTGGTTATAACGTGAGTTATAAGGATCAGAAGACCATCTATATTGATATTGATCTAAACCTACTAGACTTACCCTACTAA